The proteins below are encoded in one region of Pangasianodon hypophthalmus isolate fPanHyp1 chromosome 6, fPanHyp1.pri, whole genome shotgun sequence:
- the map2k1 gene encoding dual specificity mitogen-activated protein kinase kinase 1, translated as MQKRRKPEPIQLNPIPDGNAVNGTGATETNLEALQKKLEELELDEQQRKRLEAFLTQKQKVGELKDDDFEKICELGAGNGGVVFKVSHRPSGLIMARKLIHLEIKPAIRNQIIRELQVLHECNSPYIVGFYGAFYSDGEISICMEHMDGGSLDQSLKKAGKIPEQILGKVSIAVIKGLSYLREKHKIMHRDVKPSNILVNSRGEIKLCDFGVSGQLIDSMANSFVGTRSYMSPERLQGTHYSVQSDIWSMGLSLVEMAIGRFPIPPPDAKELEQIFGLPMEGDPSSSEASPKPRPPGRPGSSYGPDSRPPMAIFELLDYIVNEPPPKLPSIFGTEFQDFVNKCLIKNPAERADLKQLMVHPFIKTSEAEEVDFAGWLCSTIGLNQPGTPTHSVGI; from the exons ATGCAGAAACGGAGGAAGCCAGAACCGATCCAGCTCAACCCGATTCCGGACGGGAATGCTGTTAACGGAACCGGGGCCACAGA gacaaACCTAGAGGCCCTGCAAAAGAagctggaggagctggagctAGATGAGCAGCAGAGGAAGCGTTTGGAGGCCTTCCTAACCCAGAAGCAGAAGGTAGGAGAGCTGAAAGATGACGATTTTGAGAAGATTTGCGAGTTGGGAGCAGGCAATGGTGGCGTGGTCTTCAAGGTCTCGCACAGACCATCTGGACTCATCATGGCCAGGAAG CTGATCCACCTGGAGATCAAGCCAGCCATCAGGAACCAGATCATCCGAGAGCTGCAGGTGCTACATGAATGTAATTCTCCCTACATTGTGGGATTTTACGGGGCCTTCTACAGTGACGGAGAGATCAGCATCTGTATGGAGCACATG GACGGTGGCTCCCTGGACCAATCACTGAAGAAAGCGGGCAAGATTCCAGAGCAAATACTGGGCAAAGTTAGCATTGCG GTGATAAAAGGGCTGTCGTATCTGAGAGAGAAGCACAAGATCATGCACAGAG ATGTGAAGCCTTCCAACATCCTGGTGAACTCACGTGGAGAGATTAAGCTGTGTGACTTTGGCGTGAGTGGGCAGCTCATCGACTCCATGGCCAACTCATTTGTGGGCACGAGGTCCTACATGTCT ccgGAGCGTCTGCAGGGCACACACTACTCTGTGCAGTCCGATATCTGGAGCATGGGGCTTTCATTGGTGGAGATGGCCATTGGTCGCTTCCCCATCCCACCACCTGATGCTAAGGAGTTGGAGCAAATCTTTGGCCTTCCCATGGAGGGTGACCCCTCATCCAGTGAGGCTTCCCCCAAACCCAGGCCCCCGGGACGGCCCGGCAGCT CATACGGACCTGACAGCAGACCTCCGATGGCCATCTTTGAGCTGCTTGACTACATTGTCAATGAG CCACCACCCAAGCTGCCAAGCATCTTTGGCACGGAATTTCAAGATTTCGTTAACAAATG tttaataaaaaaCCCAGCAGAGAGGGCAGATCTGAAGCAATTGATG